From Streptomyces chrestomyceticus JCM 4735, one genomic window encodes:
- the hemB gene encoding porphobilinogen synthase, with translation MSSSTYGSFPGARPRRLRTTPAMRRMVAEHRLHPADLILPAFVREGISEPVPIGAMPGVLQHTRDTLRKAAVEAVEAGVAGIMLFGVPEEAKKDAAGTAGTDPDGILQQGLRDVRAEVGDDLVIMSDLCLDEYTDHGHCGVLDAEGRVDNDATLERYAEMAQVQADAGAHVVGPSGMMDGQVGVIRDALDQTGHEDVSILAYTAKYASAFFGPFREAVGSSLKGDRKTYQQDYGNSRESLRELALDLQEGADMVMVKPGMPYLDVLAKIAEAVDVPVAAYQISGEYAMVEAAAEKGWIDRDAAILEALTGFKRAGADMILTYWATEVARKL, from the coding sequence TTGAGCAGCAGTACGTACGGCAGCTTCCCCGGCGCCCGGCCGCGCCGGCTGCGCACCACGCCGGCCATGCGCCGGATGGTCGCCGAACACCGCCTGCACCCGGCGGACCTGATCCTGCCCGCGTTCGTGCGGGAGGGGATCTCGGAGCCGGTGCCGATCGGCGCGATGCCGGGCGTGCTGCAGCACACCCGTGACACGCTGCGGAAGGCCGCCGTAGAGGCGGTCGAGGCGGGCGTCGCCGGGATCATGCTGTTCGGTGTGCCGGAGGAGGCGAAGAAGGACGCGGCCGGTACGGCGGGCACGGACCCGGACGGCATCCTCCAGCAGGGCCTCCGCGATGTGCGCGCCGAGGTCGGCGACGACCTGGTGATCATGTCGGACCTGTGCCTGGACGAGTACACCGACCACGGCCACTGCGGCGTCCTGGACGCCGAGGGCCGGGTGGACAACGACGCGACGCTGGAGCGCTACGCCGAGATGGCGCAGGTCCAGGCGGACGCGGGCGCCCATGTGGTGGGTCCGAGCGGCATGATGGACGGCCAGGTCGGAGTCATCCGTGACGCGCTGGACCAGACCGGCCACGAGGACGTCTCGATCCTGGCCTACACCGCGAAGTACGCCTCGGCGTTCTTCGGCCCGTTCCGCGAGGCGGTCGGCTCGTCGCTCAAGGGCGACCGCAAGACCTACCAGCAGGACTACGGCAACTCCCGCGAGTCGCTGCGCGAGCTGGCGCTCGACCTCCAGGAGGGCGCCGACATGGTGATGGTCAAGCCGGGCATGCCGTACCTGGACGTGCTGGCGAAGATCGCGGAGGCGGTGGACGTGCCGGTCGCCGCGTACCAGATCTCCGGTGAGTACGCGATGGTCGAGGCCGCCGCCGAGAAGGGCTGGATCGACCGTGACGCGGCGATCCTGGAGGCCCTGACCGGCTTCAAGCGCGCGGGCGCGGACATGATCCTGACCTACTGGGCCACGGAGGTCGCGCGCAAGCTCTAG
- a CDS encoding S1 family peptidase, with amino-acid sequence MTRHARFLKRSVAAGAVALAALSLQPTAASAAGEPTPSSSTPGTKVVGGVPAAQGEFPFMVRLSMGCGGALYRQDIVLTAAHCVDGSGNNTSITATAGVVDLQSSSAIKVKSTKVLQAPGYNGSGKDWALIKLARPITNLPTLPVTTDGRYDSGDFTVAGWGATREGGGQQRYLRKATVPFVDTPTCQRAYGSAYIPGEEICAGIMSTGGVDTCQGDSGGPMFRKDNNGAWIQVGITSWGDGCARPGKPGVYTRVSAFSQAIAKAADQLRR; translated from the coding sequence TTGACCCGTCACGCGAGATTCCTGAAGAGATCCGTCGCCGCCGGAGCGGTCGCCCTGGCGGCCCTGTCGCTGCAGCCCACGGCGGCGAGCGCCGCCGGTGAACCGACCCCGTCGAGCAGCACACCCGGCACGAAGGTCGTCGGCGGAGTGCCCGCCGCGCAAGGCGAATTCCCGTTCATGGTGCGGCTGTCCATGGGCTGCGGCGGTGCGCTCTACCGCCAGGACATCGTGCTCACCGCCGCGCACTGCGTGGACGGCAGCGGCAACAACACCTCCATCACCGCCACGGCCGGTGTCGTGGACCTCCAGAGCTCCAGCGCGATCAAGGTCAAGTCCACCAAAGTCCTCCAGGCCCCCGGTTACAACGGCTCCGGCAAGGACTGGGCCCTGATCAAGCTCGCCCGACCGATCACCAACCTGCCCACCCTCCCCGTCACCACCGACGGCCGCTACGACTCGGGCGACTTCACCGTCGCGGGCTGGGGCGCCACGCGCGAGGGCGGCGGCCAGCAGCGCTATCTGCGCAAGGCGACGGTGCCGTTCGTCGACACCCCGACCTGCCAGCGGGCGTACGGGAGCGCGTACATCCCCGGTGAGGAGATCTGCGCCGGCATCATGTCGACCGGCGGCGTCGACACCTGCCAGGGCGACTCCGGTGGCCCGATGTTCCGCAAGGACAACAACGGTGCCTGGATCCAGGTCGGCATCACCAGTTGGGGCGACGGCTGCGCGCGGCCCGGTAAGCCCGGTGTCTACACGCGGGTGAGCGCCTTCTCGCAGGCCATCGCGAAGGCGGCGGACCAGCTACGACGCTGA
- a CDS encoding S1 family peptidase has protein sequence MKRSARCIKRSIAVGAAVAAAVALQSAGGATAAPAPAPSPGQQIIGGPPAKQGEFPFMVRLSMGCGGSLIREDVVLTAAHCVDGSGPNTGITVTAGVVDLQNPKAIKVKSTEVAQAPGYDGKGKDWALIKLATPIKNQETLHLAEDDNFDRGTFTIAGWGASRESGPQQRYLRKAKVPFVNMTACKQAYGDLLTPGEELCAGFLAEGGVDTCQGDSGGPMFRRDGDGDWVQVGITSWGEGCARPGKPGVYTKVSAFSAQIEKAATKLAS, from the coding sequence TTGAAGCGCTCCGCGAGATGTATCAAGAGATCCATAGCCGTTGGTGCCGCCGTGGCGGCGGCGGTCGCCCTCCAGTCGGCAGGCGGGGCCACCGCCGCACCGGCCCCGGCGCCGAGCCCCGGCCAGCAGATCATCGGCGGACCGCCCGCCAAGCAGGGCGAGTTCCCGTTCATGGTCCGGCTCTCGATGGGCTGCGGCGGCTCCCTCATCCGGGAGGACGTCGTGCTGACCGCCGCGCACTGCGTGGACGGCAGCGGCCCCAACACCGGCATCACCGTCACCGCGGGCGTCGTGGACCTCCAGAACCCCAAGGCGATCAAGGTGAAGTCCACCGAGGTCGCGCAGGCACCCGGGTACGACGGCAAGGGCAAGGACTGGGCGCTGATCAAGCTCGCCACGCCGATCAAGAACCAGGAGACGCTGCACCTCGCCGAGGACGACAACTTCGACCGCGGCACGTTCACCATCGCCGGCTGGGGCGCCAGTCGGGAGAGCGGCCCCCAGCAGCGCTACCTGCGCAAGGCGAAGGTCCCGTTCGTGAACATGACCGCCTGCAAGCAGGCGTACGGCGACCTGCTCACCCCCGGTGAGGAGCTCTGCGCCGGCTTCCTGGCCGAGGGTGGCGTCGACACCTGCCAGGGCGACTCCGGCGGCCCGATGTTCCGCCGCGACGGGGACGGCGACTGGGTACAGGTCGGCATCACCAGTTGGGGCGAGGGCTGCGCGCGGCCCGGCAAGCCCGGCGTCTACACGAAGGTGAGCGCCTTCTCCGCCCAGATCGAGAAGGCCGCCACCAAGCTGGCGAGCTGA
- a CDS encoding AAA family ATPase: protein MPGRLLELHVENFRSLRDVTIPLGPLNVLVGPNGVGKSNVLKVFDFLASIIRTDLQPALDDRGGFDEVGFWGGERPPTSMKIELKATWTTHASPKAPDEYALTIRRRATPTSRHPHTLSRHETFRFKRTRGRGRRITISGDEAHVVDERAGREDDNTRFGMQRLSSGLSTLPRLGRSDGGEEVTRVAERLSSFRVFDVDVTAARQPTRARSTLADRLQSHAENLAAFLVQLSADEERWEHLTTDARRILPQLEAIEFEQVGGYADRLAVVLHERGLRRTTPLADASFGTVRLLGLLAMLYDPHPPALTCVEEIDHGLHPQALELIVERLREASARTQFIVATHSPALVDRLQPHEFIVCDRDESGASIIPALTEDEVKEIAAEAGDRPLGELWFSGVLGGDLTEDEL, encoded by the coding sequence ATGCCTGGCCGCCTCTTGGAGCTTCACGTAGAGAACTTCCGCAGTCTGCGTGACGTGACCATCCCCCTTGGCCCGCTCAATGTGCTCGTGGGCCCGAACGGGGTGGGGAAGTCGAATGTGCTGAAGGTCTTCGACTTCCTTGCCTCGATCATCCGAACGGACCTGCAACCCGCGCTCGACGATCGCGGAGGCTTCGACGAGGTGGGGTTCTGGGGCGGCGAGAGACCTCCGACCTCGATGAAGATCGAGTTGAAAGCCACCTGGACGACGCATGCGAGCCCCAAGGCACCGGACGAGTACGCACTGACCATTCGCAGGCGTGCCACACCGACCAGCCGCCATCCCCACACGTTGTCACGTCACGAAACCTTTCGGTTCAAGCGGACGCGCGGCAGAGGCCGTCGCATCACCATTTCAGGTGATGAGGCACATGTCGTCGACGAGAGAGCCGGGCGGGAGGACGACAACACCCGGTTCGGAATGCAGCGGCTCAGCAGCGGCTTGTCGACGCTTCCGCGCCTCGGGCGATCGGACGGCGGGGAAGAGGTGACGCGCGTCGCCGAACGTCTCTCCTCCTTCCGGGTGTTCGACGTGGATGTCACCGCTGCCCGGCAGCCGACCCGCGCTCGTTCCACCCTTGCAGACCGCCTGCAGTCGCATGCCGAGAATCTGGCGGCGTTCCTCGTCCAGTTGAGCGCGGACGAGGAACGCTGGGAGCACCTGACGACGGACGCGCGCCGCATACTGCCGCAATTGGAGGCGATCGAGTTCGAGCAGGTCGGTGGCTACGCCGACCGTCTCGCCGTCGTGCTCCACGAGCGAGGTCTGCGCCGCACCACCCCCTTGGCCGACGCCTCCTTCGGAACGGTGCGCCTCCTGGGCCTGCTGGCCATGCTGTACGACCCGCATCCTCCCGCGCTCACCTGCGTCGAAGAGATCGACCACGGTCTGCACCCGCAAGCACTGGAACTGATCGTGGAGCGATTGCGAGAGGCATCTGCACGCACCCAGTTCATCGTGGCGACTCACTCGCCGGCGCTGGTCGACCGGCTGCAACCGCACGAGTTCATCGTGTGTGACCGCGACGAAAGCGGCGCGTCGATCATCCCGGCGCTGACGGAGGACGAGGTCAAGGAGATCGCCGCCGAAGCCGGCGACCGGCCGCTCGGTGAACTGTGGTTCTCCGGCGTACTCGGCGGTGACCTGACGGAGGACGAGCTGTGA
- a CDS encoding DUF397 domain-containing protein, with product MTVPSTQWQKSSYCADSSNCLNVAAFPDHTVRIRESAAPHAEVTTTRPQLGLLIAAVKGDTLAPDA from the coding sequence GTGACCGTGCCGTCCACCCAGTGGCAGAAGTCCTCCTACTGCGCAGACTCCAGCAACTGCCTGAACGTCGCCGCATTCCCCGACCACACCGTCCGCATCCGAGAAAGCGCAGCTCCCCACGCGGAGGTCACCACCACTCGCCCCCAGCTCGGCTTGCTCATAGCTGCCGTCAAGGGCGACACCCTCGCCCCAGACGCCTGA
- a CDS encoding helix-turn-helix domain-containing protein codes for MPPRTTPTVRQQRLGAELRKLRESAGMTASAAGSLLGVDQARISNIERGRAGISATRVRTLACNYACGNQALIDALAAMADDRVRHWWEEYRGTLPAGQLDIAEMEFHATELRTAQTSTLPGLLQTIDHARVVFNQGVPPLPPHEVEHRTSFRVKRQAAIYQEDAAPYTAIIHEAALRMQFGGRAIARKQLEHITTTSERDNVTVLVIPFSRGEFPGSGQTITYASGPAPELDTVQLDQMGGPAFHDATAQLSRHHAVMDLLTQKSLTAAESRDFIHSIAREL; via the coding sequence ATGCCGCCCAGGACCACACCGACAGTTCGCCAACAGCGTCTAGGCGCCGAGCTGCGCAAACTTCGCGAGAGTGCCGGGATGACCGCTTCGGCCGCAGGCTCCCTGCTCGGCGTCGATCAAGCTCGCATCAGCAACATCGAACGCGGGCGAGCGGGCATCAGCGCCACCCGCGTGCGCACGCTGGCTTGCAATTACGCCTGCGGGAACCAGGCCCTCATCGACGCCCTCGCGGCCATGGCCGACGATCGTGTCCGTCACTGGTGGGAGGAGTACCGCGGCACCCTGCCGGCCGGACAACTCGACATCGCCGAGATGGAATTCCATGCCACCGAACTCCGAACGGCGCAGACCTCCACCTTGCCCGGCCTGCTCCAGACCATCGACCACGCGCGTGTCGTCTTCAACCAGGGTGTGCCGCCCCTGCCGCCGCACGAGGTCGAGCACCGCACCTCATTCCGCGTCAAACGCCAGGCAGCCATTTACCAGGAGGACGCCGCCCCCTACACCGCGATCATCCACGAAGCGGCCCTGCGGATGCAGTTCGGCGGACGTGCGATCGCCCGCAAACAACTTGAACACATCACCACGACGAGTGAACGCGACAACGTCACCGTGCTCGTGATCCCGTTCTCACGCGGCGAGTTCCCCGGCTCCGGGCAGACGATCACGTACGCATCCGGCCCGGCGCCAGAGCTCGACACCGTGCAGCTCGACCAAATGGGCGGCCCCGCGTTCCACGATGCCACCGCACAACTGTCGCGCCATCACGCCGTCATGGACCTGCTGACACAAAAGTCGCTCACCGCAGCCGAATCCCGCGATTTCATCCACAGCATCGCCCGCGAACTCTGA
- a CDS encoding MFS transporter, with product MPPTHPPTTHPLPRLLPLSLLVFIIGTIEFLPVGLLPDISRDLEVAPSRTGLLVTVYAFAVGLTAAPLTARTSAWPRKRLFLTTCAVFMAATALSGLSPNYATLATTRLLCGLAHGVFYAIVAGYAAAIAGPGRSGRATAIVFAGVSLAFVVGVPLGTTAGTAFGWRTAFLATAALGTVTLLTAARLLPHVPPGPALRVSDLPRVARTPGLRPVVLTTGLVILGHFTLYTYVTEFLRDAAGFAPASVSAVLLLFGLTGIAGTWLSGALVDTRPRTTLLGTLALMAVSLTALGAAPTYRPLLFLSIATWGMACTALPVCFQTAVLRTALDAPDAASSLYVAAFNTGIGGGALTGALLLTVSPPTALPWAALSLLLTGTATTLLTRPHHPATDTPPPTRTTSPCPHPTPTPPTRKRTRQNSRHTP from the coding sequence ATGCCTCCCACCCACCCTCCAACCACACACCCCCTCCCCCGCCTCCTCCCCCTCTCTCTCCTCGTCTTCATCATCGGCACCATCGAGTTCCTGCCGGTCGGCCTGCTGCCGGACATCAGCCGTGACTTGGAGGTGGCCCCCTCCCGCACGGGGCTGCTCGTCACGGTCTACGCCTTCGCCGTCGGCCTGACCGCCGCCCCGCTCACCGCGCGCACCTCCGCCTGGCCCCGCAAGCGCCTCTTCCTGACCACCTGCGCCGTCTTCATGGCCGCCACCGCGCTCTCGGGTCTCTCCCCCAACTACGCCACTCTCGCGACGACCCGCCTCCTCTGCGGCCTGGCGCACGGCGTCTTCTACGCCATCGTCGCCGGGTACGCGGCGGCCATCGCCGGACCGGGACGTTCGGGCCGCGCCACAGCCATCGTCTTCGCGGGCGTCTCCCTGGCCTTCGTCGTGGGCGTGCCACTCGGGACGACGGCCGGTACGGCCTTCGGCTGGCGCACCGCGTTCCTCGCCACCGCCGCACTCGGCACGGTCACCCTGCTCACGGCGGCGCGCCTCCTGCCCCACGTCCCGCCCGGCCCCGCCCTCCGCGTCTCCGACCTCCCCCGCGTGGCCCGCACCCCGGGCCTGCGCCCGGTCGTCCTGACCACCGGCCTCGTCATCCTCGGCCACTTCACGCTCTACACCTACGTGACGGAATTCCTCCGCGACGCCGCCGGCTTCGCCCCCGCCTCCGTCAGCGCCGTACTCCTCCTCTTCGGCCTGACCGGCATCGCGGGCACCTGGCTCAGCGGCGCCCTCGTCGACACCCGCCCCCGCACCACGCTCCTCGGCACCCTCGCCCTGATGGCCGTCTCCCTCACCGCCTTGGGCGCGGCCCCGACCTACCGCCCCCTCCTCTTCCTCTCCATCGCCACCTGGGGCATGGCCTGCACCGCGCTCCCCGTCTGCTTCCAGACCGCCGTCCTGCGCACGGCCCTCGACGCCCCCGACGCGGCGTCCTCCCTCTACGTCGCCGCGTTCAACACCGGCATCGGCGGCGGCGCACTGACCGGCGCCCTCCTCCTGACCGTCTCCCCACCCACAGCCCTCCCCTGGGCCGCTCTGTCCCTTCTCCTGACCGGTACGGCAACCACCCTCCTCACCCGCCCCCACCACCCCGCAACGGACACTCCTCCCCCAACTCGAACCACATCACCTTGCCCCCACCCGACCCCAACGCCCCCGACCCGTAAGCGAACCCGCCAAAACTCTCGGCACACGCCCTGA
- a CDS encoding DUF4328 domain-containing protein has product MSHIPVGPPPPGFPPTGGPALRPTWGLAIALTVLFSLVIATDVLALVADLNMRAVLDSLATTTEKQADRADMLYGVAALLQGTLLIPTAVAFIIWFHRSRVNAEHYTRDVCTLGSGWAIGSWFIPIGNLWLPFRVARETWESSAQPAPDGSGRKVPTLLVRVWWLLWVLTLIIGRIGSTLYDKADLPHTLRRAVSVVALSDLLDLAAAVLAILFVRKLSRMQQIPAAPYGAPPHPAP; this is encoded by the coding sequence ATGTCTCACATACCCGTCGGCCCGCCGCCCCCCGGCTTCCCGCCCACCGGCGGGCCGGCACTCCGGCCGACCTGGGGTCTCGCCATCGCGCTGACCGTGCTGTTCAGCCTGGTCATCGCCACCGACGTCCTCGCGCTGGTCGCCGACCTCAACATGCGCGCGGTACTGGACAGCCTGGCCACCACCACCGAAAAGCAGGCCGACCGCGCCGACATGCTGTACGGAGTGGCCGCCCTCCTCCAGGGCACCCTCCTGATCCCCACCGCCGTCGCCTTCATCATCTGGTTCCACCGGTCCCGGGTGAACGCCGAGCACTACACACGGGACGTGTGCACGCTGGGCAGCGGCTGGGCCATCGGCTCCTGGTTCATCCCGATCGGCAACCTGTGGCTGCCGTTCCGCGTCGCCAGGGAGACCTGGGAGTCCAGCGCCCAGCCGGCGCCCGACGGCTCCGGTCGCAAGGTCCCCACCCTGCTGGTGCGGGTCTGGTGGCTGCTGTGGGTCCTCACGCTGATCATCGGCCGGATCGGCAGCACCCTCTACGACAAGGCGGATCTTCCGCACACCCTCCGCCGGGCCGTGTCCGTGGTGGCGCTCTCCGACCTCCTGGACCTCGCCGCGGCCGTCCTCGCCATCCTCTTCGTCCGCAAGCTGTCCCGTATGCAGCAGATCCCCGCCGCACCGTACGGCGCGCCGCCCCACCCCGCCCCGTAA
- the bla gene encoding class A beta-lactamase, whose protein sequence is MRKPTPSLTRRSVLGTGLGLGLGGALALGTTTASATQPGPTAPASTPATHRLRELEREHQARIGVFALNLATGATLLHRAHERFPMCSVFKGLAAAAVLRDLDHDGTQLSRVIHYTEADVRKAGHVPITSQHVADGMSVRDLCDAAVRYSDNCAANLLLRELGGPTAVTRFCRSLGDPVTRLDRWEPELNSGEPDRRTDTTSPYAIAHTYRRLVLGDALNRPDRALLTDWLLRSTTSVERFRAGLPKDWKVADKSGGGSTYGTSNDAGVAWTPDGTPIVLAVFTHKPTLPTASGDTPLVIKTATVMAEAVAPA, encoded by the coding sequence ATGCGCAAGCCCACGCCGTCTCTCACCCGGCGTTCCGTACTCGGCACCGGCCTCGGCCTCGGTCTGGGTGGCGCGCTCGCCCTCGGCACCACCACGGCGAGCGCCACCCAGCCCGGCCCCACCGCCCCCGCCTCCACTCCCGCCACCCACCGCCTCCGCGAACTGGAACGGGAACACCAGGCCAGAATCGGCGTCTTCGCCCTGAACCTGGCCACCGGCGCCACCCTGCTCCACCGCGCCCACGAACGTTTCCCCATGTGCTCCGTCTTCAAGGGGCTCGCCGCCGCGGCCGTACTGCGCGACCTCGACCACGACGGCACCCAGTTGTCCCGCGTCATCCACTACACCGAGGCCGACGTACGCAAGGCCGGCCATGTACCCATCACGTCCCAGCACGTCGCCGACGGCATGTCCGTACGGGACCTGTGCGACGCGGCGGTCCGGTACAGCGACAACTGCGCCGCCAACCTCCTCCTGCGCGAGCTGGGCGGCCCGACCGCCGTCACCCGCTTCTGCCGGTCCCTCGGCGACCCGGTGACCCGCCTCGACCGCTGGGAGCCCGAGCTGAACTCCGGCGAGCCGGACCGCCGTACGGACACCACCTCCCCGTACGCCATCGCGCACACCTACCGCCGGCTCGTCCTCGGCGATGCCCTGAACCGCCCCGACCGCGCCCTCCTGACCGACTGGCTGCTGCGCAGCACCACCAGCGTGGAACGTTTCCGCGCGGGGCTGCCGAAGGACTGGAAGGTGGCGGACAAGTCCGGCGGCGGCAGCACGTACGGGACGAGCAACGACGCGGGCGTGGCCTGGACGCCCGACGGCACCCCGATCGTCCTCGCGGTCTTCACCCACAAGCCGACGCTCCCCACCGCCTCGGGCGACACCCCGCTCGTCATCAAGACCGCCACCGTGATGGCCGAGGCGGTCGCCCCGGCCTGA
- a CDS encoding DUF4232 domain-containing protein, which yields MRSRLFSTRTARVAASAAAVAAALSLTACGGAEDGKKAAGAAQPAASAGSAPAPGQDSSAGSANGSGGTGPSAKSPSGAGSQGGHGAQATPTRTGSGGKHGASTGAKSTPCTAANTKVTVSKLSRPINHILLTLTNTGSTRCDAYHYPALRFDDAQAPTDVLQSSKPQSVVSVEPGRSAYAAVRTSDATGEAQGGRTVHSLDVFFANRDGSYAERPAHPTLPKGTYIDDSAQVTYWQSELDNAL from the coding sequence ATGCGTTCGCGTCTCTTCTCCACCCGCACCGCCCGGGTCGCCGCCTCCGCCGCGGCCGTCGCCGCCGCCCTCTCCCTGACCGCCTGCGGCGGCGCCGAGGACGGCAAGAAGGCCGCCGGGGCCGCACAGCCCGCGGCCTCGGCCGGCTCGGCCCCCGCCCCGGGCCAGGACTCCTCGGCCGGTTCCGCGAACGGATCGGGCGGTACGGGCCCGTCGGCGAAGTCCCCCTCGGGCGCGGGCTCGCAGGGCGGTCACGGCGCGCAGGCGACTCCCACCAGGACCGGTTCCGGCGGCAAGCACGGCGCCTCTACGGGCGCGAAGTCCACCCCCTGCACCGCGGCCAACACCAAGGTGACCGTCTCCAAGCTCAGCCGCCCCATCAACCACATCCTCCTCACCCTCACCAACACCGGCTCGACCCGCTGCGACGCGTACCACTACCCGGCCCTCCGCTTCGACGACGCCCAGGCGCCCACCGACGTCCTGCAGAGCAGCAAGCCGCAGTCCGTGGTGTCCGTCGAGCCGGGCCGGTCCGCGTACGCGGCGGTGCGCACGTCGGACGCCACTGGGGAGGCCCAGGGCGGCAGGACGGTGCACAGCCTGGACGTGTTCTTCGCGAACCGGGACGGCAGCTACGCGGAGCGTCCGGCCCACCCCACGCTGCCGAAGGGCACGTACATCGACGACTCCGCCCAGGTCACGTACTGGCAGAGCGAACTGGACAACGCCCTCTGA
- a CDS encoding helix-turn-helix domain-containing protein, with translation MSTASGTDGFAALLRTLKTRSGLSYGALAKRLHMSTSTLHRYCNGDAVPTDYAPVERLARVCGARPEELVELHRRWILADAARGRRTAAGDGKAGDGKAGDAEPEEGGPGKTGTEAAVPESVPEPESVPGPESVPGPESVPAPEPAPEQAPTPASAEPPTPTPTTPTTRPKLRLALAAAAVVALAVPVILVSTSSSDSDRSAPAGTEVAGRSARDGRGPVPDGGASGTPSPSASASASGAADAPVRGRAADTASPSGGESDGPPEEGEGKGEAGGSSGESSGTPLTVDVRTNNWDDPCDRWYLLDKPPTEVPPPPTGVSARGWANALGGVSGGHLRVALAVQGTSDQAVVLHSLTVRTTTRTASAAGSAYSMGDGCGGGLTPASFDVGLDAAQPVTRPVGGEQGDRKIPATDFPFKVSASDPQMLYVDAHAEANDVSWYLELEWSSGGRRGTLRLDDHGKPFRTSAIKGRPQYIYRWDQNAWAPYGS, from the coding sequence GTGAGCACGGCTTCCGGCACGGACGGTTTCGCGGCACTGCTGCGCACGTTGAAGACGAGGTCAGGGCTGAGTTACGGCGCCCTGGCCAAACGCCTGCACATGAGTACGTCCACGCTGCACCGCTACTGCAACGGCGACGCGGTGCCGACGGATTACGCGCCCGTGGAGCGGCTGGCCCGGGTGTGCGGCGCGCGGCCGGAGGAACTGGTCGAGCTGCACCGCCGGTGGATCCTGGCCGACGCGGCGCGGGGGCGACGGACGGCGGCGGGGGACGGGAAGGCGGGGGACGGGAAGGCGGGGGACGCCGAGCCGGAGGAGGGCGGGCCGGGGAAGACCGGGACGGAGGCTGCTGTACCCGAGTCGGTACCGGAGCCCGAGTCCGTGCCGGGCCCCGAGTCCGTGCCGGGCCCCGAGTCCGTACCGGCTCCCGAGCCCGCCCCCGAGCAGGCTCCCACTCCCGCCTCCGCAGAACCCCCCACCCCCACCCCCACTACCCCCACCACCCGCCCCAAACTCCGCCTGGCCCTGGCAGCCGCCGCCGTCGTCGCGCTGGCCGTGCCCGTCATCCTCGTCAGCACCTCCTCCTCGGATTCGGACCGGTCGGCCCCGGCCGGGACGGAGGTGGCCGGCCGGTCGGCCCGCGATGGGCGCGGGCCGGTGCCGGACGGCGGGGCCTCCGGCACGCCGTCCCCGTCCGCGTCGGCGTCCGCTTCCGGGGCGGCCGACGCGCCGGTGCGGGGCCGGGCGGCGGACACCGCGAGCCCGTCCGGGGGCGAGTCCGACGGCCCGCCCGAGGAGGGTGAAGGCAAGGGCGAGGCGGGCGGCAGCAGTGGCGAAAGCAGCGGGACACCGCTCACCGTGGATGTCCGTACGAACAACTGGGACGACCCCTGCGACCGCTGGTACCTGCTCGACAAGCCGCCCACCGAGGTCCCGCCGCCGCCCACCGGGGTGAGCGCGCGCGGCTGGGCGAACGCGCTCGGCGGGGTGTCCGGTGGCCACCTCAGGGTGGCGCTGGCCGTGCAGGGCACCAGTGACCAGGCCGTCGTCCTGCACTCGCTGACCGTACGGACCACCACGCGTACGGCGTCGGCGGCGGGGTCGGCGTACTCCATGGGCGACGGCTGCGGCGGCGGGCTCACCCCGGCCTCGTTCGACGTCGGGTTGGACGCGGCGCAGCCGGTGACACGGCCGGTGGGCGGCGAGCAGGGGGACCGGAAGATCCCGGCGACCGACTTCCCGTTCAAGGTCTCGGCGTCCGACCCGCAGATGCTGTACGTGGACGCGCACGCGGAGGCGAACGACGTGAGCTGGTACCTGGAGCTGGAGTGGAGCAGCGGCGGGCGGCGCGGCACGCTGCGCCTGGACGACCACGGCAAGCCGTTCCGTACGAGCGCGATCAAGGGACGTCCGCAGTACATCTACCGGTGGGACCAGAACGCCTGGGCCCCCTACGGGAGCTGA